From Nicotiana tabacum cultivar K326 chromosome 22, ASM71507v2, whole genome shotgun sequence, one genomic window encodes:
- the LOC107813212 gene encoding nuclear transport factor 2 isoform X2: protein MTAAVPAVAAQQPVSAQVVGNAFVQQYYHILHHSPGLVFRFYQDISKLGRPEDDGSMSITTTMQAINEKILSLNYADFRAEIRSVDSQESFNGGVHVLVTGYLTGKDNLIRNFSQTFFLAPQDRGYFVLNDMFRYVEIVNQQDAVQVPETDVLAPVTTEQIAADPPPAQENHISEQSTPFAEEANGGEVYNPPENDNVPVVQEEVPVAEVVDEVQGDSQMAAESNIIVEDVPKKSYASIVMHLKESAATFSPPPAPAPRKIVPKSVGQMSQPPAAALADSPVLSSDFVDNVNNQEGEADGYSIYIKGLPMSATAAMLEEEFKKFGPIKNGGIQVRSNRQQGFCFGFVEFEVEPAVQKAIEASPVLIGGRQAVVEEKKSTNSRGNTRARYPSGRGSGFRNDGGRGRGNYGGGRGYSHGDFNGRSEFNNKGGNRGGSANRGGDGYQRTDNMGGNNGRMNHGGGMPNGAAKNMPPRVSATA, encoded by the exons ATGACGGCGGCAGTACCGGCGGTGGCGGCACAACAACCTGTCTCTGCTCAAGTT GTTGGGAATGCGTTTGTGCAGCAGTATTATCATATACTGCACCATTCACCAGGGCTGGTATTTAGGTTTTATCAGGATATAAGCAAACTTGGTCGCCCTGAAGATGATGGCTCCATGTCCATCACTACCACTATGCAA GCTATCAATGAAAAGATACTTTCACTTAATTATGCGGACTTCAGAGCAGAGATCAGGTCTGTGGATTCCCAAGAGTCCTTCAATGGGGGAGTCCATGTCCTTGTTACTGGATACTTGACTGGGAAAGACAACTTGATCCGAAATTTCTCTCAAACATTCTTCCTGGCTCCACAAGACCGAGGGTACTTTGTTTTGAATGACATGTTTCGATATGTGGAGATTGTCAATCAACAAGATGCAGTCCAGGTTCCAGAAACTGATGTGCTGGCTCCTGTTACTACAGAGCAAA TTGCTGCAGATCCCCCTCCAGCTCAGGAGAACCACATTTCTGAGCAGAGTACACCATTCGCTGAGGAAGCTAATGGGGGAGAAGTTTACAACCCTCCTGAGAATGATAATGTGCCTGTTGTTCAAGAGGAAGTGCCTGTGGCTGAGGTTGTTGATGAAGTGCAAGGCGACTCTCAAATGGCAGCTGAATCTAACATCATAGTTGAAGACGTGCCTAAGAAGTCTTATGCTTCAATT GTCATGCATCTAAAGGAAAGTGCTGCAACTTTCTCCCCTCCTCCAGCACCTGCTCCTAGGAAGATTGTGCCGAAGAGTGTTGGGCAAATGAGTCAACCTCCTGCAGCAGCACTAGCTGACAGCCCTGTTCTGAGCTCAGATTTTGTTGATAATGTGAATAACCAAGAGGGAGAAG CTGATGGCTACTCCATCTACATCAAAGGTCTGCCTATGAGTGCCACTGCTGCCATGCTCGAAGAAGAGTTCAAGAAGTTTGGGCCTATCAAGAATGGAGGCATTCAAGTCCGAAGTAACAGA CAACAGGGATTTTGTTTTGGCTTTGTGGAATTTGAGGTGGAACCTGCTGTGCAGAAAGCGATTGAG GCTTCTCCTGTTTTAATTGGTGGACGCCAAGCTGTCGTTGAGGAAAAGAAGTCTACAAATTCTCGAG GTAACACTAGGGCTAGATATCCATCTGGAAGGGGTTCCGGATTCAGGAACGATGGAGGACGAGGGCGAGGAAACTATGGAGGTGGTAGGGGTTACAGTCATGGTGATTTCAATGGAAGAAGCGAGTTCAACAACAAGGGTGGCAATCGTGGAGGGTCAGCCAACCGTGGGGGCGATGGATATCAGCGAACTGACAACATGGGAGGTAACAATGGgcggatgaatcatggtggtggGATGCCTAATGGAGCTGCCAAAAATATGCCACCACGGGTTTCTGCTACAGCTTGA
- the LOC107813212 gene encoding nuclear transport factor 2 isoform X1, which yields MTAAVPAVAAQQPVSAQVVGNAFVQQYYHILHHSPGLVFRFYQDISKLGRPEDDGSMSITTTMQAINEKILSLNYADFRAEIRSVDSQESFNGGVHVLVTGYLTGKDNLIRNFSQTFFLAPQDRGYFVLNDMFRYVEIVNQQDAVQVPETDVLAPVTTEQIAADPPPAQENHISEQSTPFAEEANGGEVYNPPENDNVPVVQEEVPVAEVVDEVQGDSQMAAESNIIVEDVPKKSYASIVMHLKESAATFSPPPAPAPRKIVPKSVGQMSQPPAAALADSPVLSSDFVDNVNNQEGEAADGYSIYIKGLPMSATAAMLEEEFKKFGPIKNGGIQVRSNRQQGFCFGFVEFEVEPAVQKAIEASPVLIGGRQAVVEEKKSTNSRGNTRARYPSGRGSGFRNDGGRGRGNYGGGRGYSHGDFNGRSEFNNKGGNRGGSANRGGDGYQRTDNMGGNNGRMNHGGGMPNGAAKNMPPRVSATA from the exons ATGACGGCGGCAGTACCGGCGGTGGCGGCACAACAACCTGTCTCTGCTCAAGTT GTTGGGAATGCGTTTGTGCAGCAGTATTATCATATACTGCACCATTCACCAGGGCTGGTATTTAGGTTTTATCAGGATATAAGCAAACTTGGTCGCCCTGAAGATGATGGCTCCATGTCCATCACTACCACTATGCAA GCTATCAATGAAAAGATACTTTCACTTAATTATGCGGACTTCAGAGCAGAGATCAGGTCTGTGGATTCCCAAGAGTCCTTCAATGGGGGAGTCCATGTCCTTGTTACTGGATACTTGACTGGGAAAGACAACTTGATCCGAAATTTCTCTCAAACATTCTTCCTGGCTCCACAAGACCGAGGGTACTTTGTTTTGAATGACATGTTTCGATATGTGGAGATTGTCAATCAACAAGATGCAGTCCAGGTTCCAGAAACTGATGTGCTGGCTCCTGTTACTACAGAGCAAA TTGCTGCAGATCCCCCTCCAGCTCAGGAGAACCACATTTCTGAGCAGAGTACACCATTCGCTGAGGAAGCTAATGGGGGAGAAGTTTACAACCCTCCTGAGAATGATAATGTGCCTGTTGTTCAAGAGGAAGTGCCTGTGGCTGAGGTTGTTGATGAAGTGCAAGGCGACTCTCAAATGGCAGCTGAATCTAACATCATAGTTGAAGACGTGCCTAAGAAGTCTTATGCTTCAATT GTCATGCATCTAAAGGAAAGTGCTGCAACTTTCTCCCCTCCTCCAGCACCTGCTCCTAGGAAGATTGTGCCGAAGAGTGTTGGGCAAATGAGTCAACCTCCTGCAGCAGCACTAGCTGACAGCCCTGTTCTGAGCTCAGATTTTGTTGATAATGTGAATAACCAAGAGGGAGAAG CAGCTGATGGCTACTCCATCTACATCAAAGGTCTGCCTATGAGTGCCACTGCTGCCATGCTCGAAGAAGAGTTCAAGAAGTTTGGGCCTATCAAGAATGGAGGCATTCAAGTCCGAAGTAACAGA CAACAGGGATTTTGTTTTGGCTTTGTGGAATTTGAGGTGGAACCTGCTGTGCAGAAAGCGATTGAG GCTTCTCCTGTTTTAATTGGTGGACGCCAAGCTGTCGTTGAGGAAAAGAAGTCTACAAATTCTCGAG GTAACACTAGGGCTAGATATCCATCTGGAAGGGGTTCCGGATTCAGGAACGATGGAGGACGAGGGCGAGGAAACTATGGAGGTGGTAGGGGTTACAGTCATGGTGATTTCAATGGAAGAAGCGAGTTCAACAACAAGGGTGGCAATCGTGGAGGGTCAGCCAACCGTGGGGGCGATGGATATCAGCGAACTGACAACATGGGAGGTAACAATGGgcggatgaatcatggtggtggGATGCCTAATGGAGCTGCCAAAAATATGCCACCACGGGTTTCTGCTACAGCTTGA